The proteins below come from a single Beutenbergia cavernae DSM 12333 genomic window:
- the kdpA gene encoding potassium-transporting ATPase subunit KdpA, producing the protein MTTESVVVWAALAQIALVLAVLAAVHVPFGAYMARVYSSPKHLRVERAGYRLARVDPDADQTWSTYLLSLLGFSLVSVLFLFGLGRLQEYLPWNLGFVGLDPAGAWNTAVSFVTNTNWQWYSGEAAAGHLYQMAGLAVQNFVSAAVGMAVAIALVRGFARSRADGRIGNFWSDLTRSVTRILLPIAFVAAIILMANGVIQNLLPHTPLDTLMGDSQSALGGPVASQEAIKELGTNGGGFFNANSAHPFENPNPFTNLLEILLILVIPFTLPRTFGILVGDRRQGAAIAGVMATLFAAGLALTTWAEMAGPGAAPQAAGAAMEGKEARFGLAASALFGASTTGTSTGAVNSMHDSFTAPGGGVVMFNMLLGEIAPGGVGAGLYGMLIVAVVSVFIAGLMVGRTPEYLGKKIGQREITLVALYVLTMPAIVLLGTAASVVLPAGLAGIQESGPHGLSEVLYAFTSAGNNNGSAFGGLTTGTPYYNTLLGLAMLAGRFVPIALVLALAGRLASQKAVPAGSGTLPTHRPLFVGLTSGVALVVVGLTFIPVLSLGPIVESLS; encoded by the coding sequence ATGACCACCGAATCCGTGGTGGTCTGGGCCGCGCTCGCCCAGATCGCCCTCGTGCTGGCGGTGCTTGCCGCCGTTCACGTGCCGTTCGGCGCCTACATGGCGCGCGTCTACAGCTCGCCGAAGCACCTGCGCGTCGAGCGCGCGGGCTACCGGCTCGCCCGGGTCGACCCCGACGCCGACCAGACGTGGAGCACGTACCTCCTCTCGCTCCTCGGTTTCTCGCTCGTGAGCGTGCTCTTCCTGTTCGGCCTCGGCCGCCTCCAGGAGTACCTCCCGTGGAACCTCGGCTTCGTCGGCCTCGACCCGGCGGGCGCCTGGAACACCGCCGTCTCCTTCGTGACCAACACGAACTGGCAGTGGTACTCCGGCGAGGCGGCCGCCGGCCACCTGTACCAGATGGCCGGCCTGGCCGTGCAGAACTTCGTCTCGGCCGCCGTCGGGATGGCCGTCGCGATCGCGCTCGTCCGCGGCTTCGCCCGGTCCCGCGCCGACGGCCGGATCGGAAACTTCTGGTCCGACCTGACGCGCTCCGTGACCCGGATCCTGCTGCCGATCGCCTTCGTGGCCGCGATCATCCTCATGGCCAACGGCGTCATCCAGAACCTGCTCCCGCACACGCCCCTCGACACGCTGATGGGGGACTCGCAGAGCGCGCTCGGTGGCCCGGTCGCCTCGCAGGAGGCCATCAAGGAGCTCGGCACGAACGGCGGCGGCTTCTTCAACGCGAACTCCGCGCACCCGTTCGAGAACCCGAACCCGTTCACGAACCTGCTCGAGATCCTGCTGATCCTGGTGATCCCGTTCACGTTGCCGCGCACCTTCGGCATCCTGGTCGGCGACCGCCGGCAGGGTGCCGCGATCGCCGGTGTGATGGCGACGCTGTTCGCCGCGGGTCTCGCGCTCACGACCTGGGCCGAGATGGCCGGGCCCGGCGCTGCACCGCAAGCTGCTGGCGCCGCGATGGAGGGCAAGGAGGCCAGGTTCGGTCTGGCCGCGTCAGCGCTCTTCGGAGCCTCGACGACCGGCACGTCCACCGGAGCCGTGAACTCGATGCACGACTCGTTCACCGCACCAGGCGGCGGCGTCGTCATGTTCAACATGCTGCTCGGCGAGATCGCGCCCGGCGGGGTGGGTGCCGGCCTCTACGGGATGCTCATCGTCGCTGTCGTCTCCGTGTTCATCGCCGGCCTCATGGTCGGCCGCACGCCCGAGTACCTCGGCAAGAAGATCGGCCAGAGAGAGATCACGCTCGTCGCGCTCTACGTGCTGACCATGCCGGCGATCGTGCTCCTCGGGACCGCGGCGTCCGTCGTCCTCCCCGCCGGCCTCGCCGGCATCCAGGAGTCGGGGCCGCACGGCCTGTCCGAGGTGCTCTACGCGTTCACGTCGGCCGGCAACAACAACGGCTCGGCGTTCGGCGGTCTGACGACCGGGACGCCGTACTACAACACGCTGCTCGGGCTGGCGATGCTCGCGGGCCGGTTCGTGCCGATCGCCCTCGTCCTCGCTCTCGCCGGCCGCCTGGCCTCGCAGAAGGCCGTCCCCGCCGGGTCCGGCACTCTGCCGACGCACCGCCCGCTGTTCGTCGGGCTGACCTCCGGCGTCGCGCTGGTCGTCGTCGGTCTGACGTTCATCCCTGTTCTCTCCCTCGGTCCGATCGTGGAGTCCCTTTCATGA
- the kdpF gene encoding K(+)-transporting ATPase subunit F yields the protein MSAADWTGIVLTVVLLGYLVVALLRSDKVR from the coding sequence ATGAGCGCCGCCGACTGGACCGGCATCGTCCTGACCGTCGTCCTGCTGGGCTACCTCGTCGTCGCCCTGCTCCGCAGCGACAAGGTGCGGTGA
- a CDS encoding GNAT family N-acetyltransferase yields MSDVEIRPVAVPTAVDAPEAWAVRGAVDAETAASLHDIGDADYVPTALQVVVSLNTTTYYEKDWFVAVRPGTPEIATPDDVLGAASAQYPVKDNQHLAFIGVFVRPEHRRQGIGAALYDAALATVREHGRRTVMVTTDHTAEEPTDPAARLVPSTGTGVVPRTDSTRFALARGFSLEQVSRRSRQELPVPDDVLTPLQRQADAAVGDAYRLVQWRDDTPERWIDDFALMETRMSTDTPMGGLEFTEDAWDAARVLDYEKNHRRRGQGYWLTAAQHVETGRLAAFTMLMRTDGKPGIAHQEDTLVLKEHRGHRLGLWVKLANLAYLQSEADGISRVGTWNAEENSYMLAINVAMGYRPAGASGEWQLKL; encoded by the coding sequence ATGAGCGATGTCGAGATCCGACCGGTCGCCGTGCCCACGGCCGTCGACGCCCCGGAGGCGTGGGCGGTGCGCGGCGCCGTCGACGCCGAGACGGCGGCGTCGCTCCACGACATCGGCGACGCCGACTACGTGCCGACCGCCCTGCAGGTGGTGGTCAGCCTCAACACGACGACGTACTACGAGAAGGACTGGTTCGTCGCCGTCCGACCCGGCACGCCGGAGATCGCGACGCCGGACGACGTGCTGGGCGCGGCGTCGGCGCAGTACCCGGTCAAGGACAACCAGCACCTCGCGTTCATCGGCGTCTTCGTACGGCCCGAGCACCGCCGTCAGGGCATCGGCGCCGCGCTGTACGACGCCGCGCTGGCCACAGTGCGCGAGCACGGCCGGCGGACCGTCATGGTGACGACGGACCACACGGCCGAGGAGCCCACCGACCCGGCGGCGCGGCTCGTGCCGAGCACCGGGACCGGCGTCGTCCCGCGGACCGACAGCACCCGCTTCGCCCTCGCTCGCGGCTTCTCGCTCGAGCAGGTCTCGCGCCGGTCGAGGCAGGAGCTGCCGGTGCCCGACGACGTGCTGACGCCCCTGCAGCGGCAGGCGGACGCCGCCGTCGGCGACGCCTACCGACTCGTCCAGTGGCGCGACGACACCCCGGAACGGTGGATCGACGACTTCGCGCTCATGGAGACGCGGATGAGCACCGACACCCCGATGGGCGGCCTCGAGTTCACCGAGGACGCCTGGGACGCCGCCCGGGTGCTCGACTACGAGAAGAACCACCGCAGGCGCGGCCAGGGCTACTGGCTGACGGCCGCACAGCACGTCGAGACCGGCCGGCTCGCGGCGTTCACCATGCTCATGCGCACCGACGGGAAGCCGGGCATCGCGCACCAGGAGGACACGCTCGTCCTCAAGGAGCACCGCGGGCACCGGCTGGGCCTCTGGGTCAAGCTCGCGAACCTGGCGTACCTGCAGTCCGAGGCGGACGGGATCTCCCGCGTCGGCACGTGGAACGCGGAGGAGAACTCGTACATGCTCGCGATCAACGTGGCCATGGGCTACCGCCCGGCGGGCGCGTCCGGGGAGTGGCAGCTCAAGCTCTGA
- a CDS encoding GNAT family N-acetyltransferase: MRPEGADVARRIAAAGHGAARARLRLAADAPGSRVRHGDGWLAVVTGVDSNSDNGVVSEGGLRPDAAVVADLATWFRAAGVPASWLAARPDPVLTEALVAAGAVPERTGHWAGRELAGAVPDGDVGAVAEIRRVTTTAELTAWLDVAEACGWVENPDDRAAVARLSQGIGLGHPDLASWVAWAGSDPVAMATTFHASAAALELVDVAVLEAQRRRGIGRAVVAHAEAEGRRRGAGLVVTAPSPEGWELFRACGFVSVPVEPDVAFYLP, encoded by the coding sequence GTGCGCCCGGAGGGTGCGGACGTCGCCCGGCGGATCGCCGCCGCCGGGCACGGGGCGGCGCGCGCCCGGCTGCGGCTCGCCGCTGACGCACCCGGCTCCCGGGTCCGCCACGGCGACGGGTGGCTCGCCGTCGTCACCGGCGTCGACTCCAACAGCGACAACGGCGTGGTGAGCGAGGGCGGCCTGCGCCCCGACGCCGCCGTCGTCGCCGATCTCGCGACGTGGTTCCGCGCCGCCGGGGTCCCGGCGTCCTGGCTCGCCGCGCGGCCGGACCCCGTGCTCACGGAGGCGCTCGTGGCGGCCGGGGCGGTGCCCGAACGCACCGGCCACTGGGCCGGCCGTGAGCTCGCCGGCGCCGTCCCGGACGGCGACGTCGGCGCCGTGGCGGAGATCCGGCGCGTCACGACGACGGCGGAGCTCACCGCGTGGCTCGACGTCGCCGAGGCGTGCGGCTGGGTCGAGAACCCCGACGACCGGGCCGCCGTCGCCCGCCTGTCCCAGGGCATCGGGCTCGGCCACCCGGATCTCGCGTCCTGGGTCGCGTGGGCGGGGAGCGACCCGGTGGCGATGGCGACGACGTTCCACGCCTCCGCCGCGGCGCTCGAGCTCGTCGACGTGGCGGTGCTCGAGGCGCAGCGGCGCCGGGGGATCGGACGCGCCGTCGTCGCCCACGCCGAGGCGGAGGGACGACGGCGCGGCGCGGGCCTCGTGGTCACGGCGCCGAGCCCGGAGGGCTGGGAGCTGTTCCGTGCGTGCGGGTTCGTCTCGGTGCCCGTGGAGCCGGACGTCGCGTTCTACCTGCCCTGA
- a CDS encoding ABC transporter permease, whose product MRRASGVGRARVSRPDPPIDPDAETVMREEAAASAISGADVSLTMPHHATGRSGGAGAYLLGKVGPIVAALAGIVAVWYLVSLVVLSPDRRFLLPPPHEVVANTLGNPNVMGPMLAALGQTVLVALAGLAIAVVLGLAYAVVMSQSVWAERVLYPYAVILQTIPILALVPLIGIWLGYGFPARIVVCVIIALFPMISNTLFGLLSASPAAHDLFTLNKATRWQRLGKLQFPAALPSIFTGLRNAAGLSVIGAIVGDFFFQQGSPGIGGLLRTYTLRLNMDALFMAIILTAVFGVVVFSIFAALDRAVIGRWYGHTAR is encoded by the coding sequence ATGAGGCGGGCGAGCGGCGTCGGGCGAGCCCGCGTGAGCCGCCCCGACCCGCCGATCGACCCGGACGCCGAGACCGTCATGCGGGAGGAGGCGGCGGCGTCGGCGATCTCGGGAGCGGACGTCTCGCTGACGATGCCGCACCACGCCACCGGACGCTCCGGCGGAGCTGGCGCCTACCTGCTCGGAAAGGTGGGGCCGATCGTCGCCGCGCTCGCCGGGATCGTCGCCGTCTGGTACCTGGTGAGTCTCGTCGTGCTCAGCCCCGACCGACGGTTCCTGCTGCCCCCGCCGCACGAGGTCGTGGCGAACACGCTCGGGAACCCGAACGTCATGGGACCGATGCTCGCCGCCCTGGGCCAGACCGTGCTCGTGGCGCTCGCCGGGCTGGCGATCGCCGTCGTGCTGGGTCTCGCCTACGCCGTCGTCATGTCCCAGTCCGTGTGGGCGGAGCGCGTCCTCTACCCGTACGCGGTGATCCTGCAGACCATCCCGATCCTGGCGCTCGTGCCGCTGATCGGGATCTGGCTCGGCTACGGCTTCCCGGCCCGCATCGTGGTGTGCGTGATCATCGCGCTCTTCCCGATGATCTCGAACACGCTCTTCGGGCTGCTCTCGGCGAGCCCTGCCGCGCACGACCTGTTCACGCTCAACAAAGCGACCCGCTGGCAGCGACTCGGGAAGCTGCAGTTCCCCGCGGCGCTGCCCTCGATCTTCACCGGGCTGCGCAACGCCGCCGGGCTCAGCGTGATCGGGGCGATCGTCGGCGACTTCTTCTTCCAGCAGGGGAGCCCCGGGATCGGCGGCCTGCTGCGTACCTATACGCTGCGGCTCAACATGGACGCCCTGTTCATGGCGATCATCCTCACCGCCGTGTTCGGCGTCGTCGTCTTCTCGATCTTCGCAGCCCTCGACCGCGCCGTCATCGGCCGGTGGTACGGCCACACAGCTCGTTGA
- a CDS encoding ABC transporter ATP-binding protein: MSAEPQPGGPGGDVALALDGVTKQFPTGTVALEDVSMRLAAGEFVTVVGPSGCGKTTLLRLAAGLEDATGGAVAVNAAATSYVFQDATLLEWRSAAKNVELVGELRGVPRARRRQAAQDALDLVGLTGFEKQHPRQLSGGMRMRVSIARALVAEPDLALFDEPFGALDEITRLYMQTELQRLFVLKQFAGLFITHSVSEAVYLSTRVLVMSGRPGRLVAEIPVPWAYPRPAELRFTGEFAALTGEVSAALGEHA, translated from the coding sequence ATGAGCGCTGAACCGCAGCCCGGCGGCCCGGGCGGCGACGTCGCGCTCGCGCTCGACGGCGTCACGAAGCAGTTCCCGACCGGCACGGTCGCGCTGGAGGACGTGAGCATGCGCCTCGCCGCCGGGGAGTTCGTGACGGTGGTCGGCCCGTCCGGCTGCGGGAAGACGACGTTGCTGCGCCTTGCCGCCGGACTCGAGGACGCGACGGGCGGCGCCGTCGCGGTGAACGCGGCCGCCACCAGCTACGTGTTCCAGGATGCGACCCTGCTCGAGTGGCGCAGCGCCGCGAAGAACGTGGAGCTCGTCGGCGAGCTGCGCGGGGTGCCCCGTGCCCGGCGGCGGCAGGCCGCCCAGGATGCCCTCGACCTCGTGGGGCTCACCGGCTTCGAGAAGCAGCACCCGCGCCAGCTGTCCGGCGGCATGCGCATGCGGGTGTCGATCGCCCGCGCCCTCGTGGCCGAGCCGGACCTCGCGCTCTTCGACGAACCGTTCGGAGCCCTCGACGAGATCACCCGTCTCTACATGCAGACCGAGCTGCAGCGCCTGTTCGTGCTCAAGCAGTTCGCCGGCCTGTTCATCACGCACTCCGTCTCGGAAGCCGTCTACCTCTCCACGAGGGTGCTCGTCATGAGTGGGCGGCCGGGCCGGCTCGTGGCCGAGATCCCGGTGCCCTGGGCGTACCCGCGGCCGGCCGAGCTGCGGTTCACCGGCGAGTTCGCCGCGCTCACCGGCGAGGTCTCCGCGGCCCTCGGGGAGCACGCATGA
- a CDS encoding pyridoxine/pyridoxamine 5'-phosphate oxidase: protein MAEEISGNPLEVLARWVEDAAQASIPAPSTMTFATADAAGVPHARTVLVTAIDDTALRFHSSAPTTKTRDLAARHQASGVFHWPALGRQVVVHGPARELDAAVARAAFGEQPRQLQLVAWAYDELLPTLDGPEPEIGPGEFRRAFDCAALRDPADRGVPESWTTIELAPSRVDLWQAGDDLTPPSRTRFVLGPAGTWRRFPVLP, encoded by the coding sequence ATGGCGGAGGAGATCTCCGGGAACCCGCTCGAGGTGCTCGCGCGCTGGGTGGAGGACGCAGCCCAGGCTTCGATCCCCGCGCCCTCGACCATGACGTTCGCGACGGCGGACGCTGCGGGAGTGCCGCACGCGCGGACGGTGCTCGTGACGGCGATCGACGACACAGCGCTCCGGTTCCACTCCTCCGCGCCGACGACGAAGACCCGCGATCTCGCCGCCCGGCACCAGGCCAGCGGCGTGTTCCACTGGCCGGCCCTCGGGCGGCAGGTCGTGGTGCACGGGCCGGCGCGCGAGCTCGACGCGGCCGTCGCCCGGGCCGCGTTCGGCGAGCAGCCGCGGCAGCTGCAGCTCGTCGCCTGGGCGTACGACGAGCTGCTGCCGACGCTCGACGGTCCCGAGCCCGAGATCGGACCCGGCGAGTTCCGGCGGGCCTTCGACTGTGCGGCGCTGCGCGACCCCGCTGACCGCGGTGTCCCGGAGAGCTGGACGACGATCGAACTCGCGCCGTCGCGCGTCGACCTGTGGCAGGCCGGGGACGACCTCACGCCGCCGAGCCGGACGCGGTTCGTGCTCGGGCCGGCCGGGACGTGGCGCCGGTTCCCCGTGCTGCCCTGA